The Methylacidimicrobium sp. B4 genome contains a region encoding:
- a CDS encoding peptidyl-prolyl cis-trans isomerase: MASRVTISGKGRMVSQGRSRGRIRVLLLVLLSASGLALAARAQSSDPVVASVNGVEIRQSEVRKALSGAGIANPTPEAERSAINALIQQELLVQEAYKSELEKSAEVKAAVAEATRKILANAALQQQLGRRKLADEELRRRYERAIATLPRREYRLRHIVTETRSEAAVVLDRLQKGVNFSILARGSLDKATADRGGEVGWQSAQTLPTSALALVEKLQLGQIGGPILSGAGWEVIQLLELRPVKVPSFAEAKPQLQQQLQQETAQQLVQQLAAGAQIEAFLAPPPGEPVAATAH, from the coding sequence ATGGCGAGCCGTGTGACGATCTCTGGGAAGGGGAGAATGGTTTCGCAGGGGCGAAGCCGCGGGCGCATTCGTGTCCTGCTCCTGGTTCTGCTGAGCGCGTCGGGCTTGGCCCTTGCGGCGCGAGCCCAATCGAGCGATCCGGTCGTCGCCTCCGTCAACGGGGTCGAGATCCGGCAGTCGGAGGTGAGGAAGGCGTTGTCGGGTGCGGGTATCGCGAACCCGACCCCCGAAGCCGAGCGCAGCGCCATCAATGCGCTGATCCAGCAGGAGCTTCTCGTTCAGGAGGCTTATAAATCGGAGCTCGAGAAGTCGGCGGAGGTGAAGGCGGCGGTGGCCGAGGCCACGCGAAAGATTCTGGCGAACGCAGCACTCCAGCAGCAGCTGGGGCGGAGGAAGCTCGCTGACGAGGAGTTGCGCCGGCGTTATGAGCGCGCGATCGCGACGCTTCCCCGGCGGGAATATCGCCTGCGCCACATTGTGACGGAGACCCGGAGCGAGGCGGCCGTGGTGTTGGACCGGCTGCAGAAGGGGGTCAACTTTTCGATTCTGGCCCGCGGTTCCCTCGACAAGGCGACCGCCGATCGAGGCGGAGAGGTCGGATGGCAGAGTGCCCAAACCCTTCCGACCTCGGCACTCGCCTTGGTCGAGAAGCTCCAGCTCGGGCAGATCGGGGGTCCCATCCTCTCGGGGGCCGGCTGGGAGGTCATCCAGCTCCTGGAATTGCGTCCGGTGAAGGTGCCGAGCTTTGCCGAGGCCAAGCCCCAGCTTCAGCAGCAGCTCCAGCAGGAGACGGCGCAGCAGCTCGTGCAGCAGCTCGCGGCTGGCGCGCAGATCGAGGCATTCCTGGCGCCGCCTCCCGGGGAGCCCGTTGCGGCAACCGCTCACTGA
- a CDS encoding glycosyltransferase family A protein: MTPPSPLVTIAIPAYNAGPWIVPAIESARAQSGPQTEILVLDDGSSDGTPDRIAAFGDRIRLLQARTGRSSLARQELLQEASGEWIQWLDHDDYLLPEKIATQIAEAGSLADADVLFSPYLLERWSQGRVASRLLQPIDDPQDLPRTWLSSQFPQNGALLWRRAKLLALGGWKNLPTDYYDDYQIYWRAIRAGLRFRYTPTPGAVYRVCHLESLTSSNIPEALRWRAQMVQDATRELQLLGEWTRPRQAAAQGEYARILRVLDRLAPELVEPLSQEAHSLDLWSERALVEAAEPHVRWLVRFLGFRRACRVRRLLRSLERALRTARKGVFPPRAGCASGDSPSR, encoded by the coding sequence ATGACCCCCCCCTCCCCCCTCGTGACGATCGCCATCCCCGCCTACAACGCGGGGCCCTGGATCGTCCCGGCGATCGAGAGCGCCCGGGCCCAAAGCGGGCCCCAGACGGAGATCCTCGTCCTCGACGACGGCTCCAGCGATGGGACCCCGGACCGAATCGCCGCCTTCGGGGACCGCATCCGGCTCCTCCAAGCCCGGACCGGCCGGAGCAGCCTCGCCCGCCAGGAGCTCCTCCAGGAGGCCTCGGGGGAGTGGATCCAGTGGCTCGATCACGACGACTATCTCTTGCCAGAAAAGATCGCCACCCAGATCGCCGAGGCCGGAAGCCTGGCCGATGCGGACGTCCTCTTTTCCCCCTACCTCCTCGAGCGGTGGAGCCAGGGACGTGTCGCATCCCGCCTTCTCCAACCGATCGACGATCCCCAGGATCTTCCCCGCACCTGGCTCTCCTCGCAGTTTCCCCAAAACGGCGCCCTCCTCTGGCGCCGGGCGAAGCTTCTCGCCCTGGGCGGCTGGAAGAACCTTCCCACCGACTACTACGACGATTATCAGATCTACTGGCGGGCCATCCGAGCGGGCTTGCGCTTCCGCTATACCCCCACCCCCGGTGCCGTCTACCGGGTCTGCCACCTCGAGAGCCTCACCTCCTCGAACATCCCCGAAGCCCTCCGCTGGCGCGCTCAGATGGTCCAGGACGCCACCCGGGAGCTGCAACTTCTGGGCGAATGGACCCGACCGCGCCAGGCGGCGGCCCAGGGAGAATATGCCCGGATCCTCCGGGTGCTCGACCGGCTCGCCCCGGAGCTTGTGGAACCGCTCTCCCAAGAGGCGCATTCGCTGGACCTGTGGAGCGAACGGGCGCTTGTGGAAGCGGCGGAGCCCCACGTCCGCTGGCTTGTCCGCTTCCTGGGATTCCGCCGGGCGTGCCGAGTCCGTCGTCTCCTTCGGTCGTTGGAGCGGGCCTTGCGAACCGCGCGGAAGGGGGTCTTCCCTCCCCGGGCCGGTTGCGCCTCTGGCGATTCCCCATCCCGATAG
- a CDS encoding glycosyltransferase codes for MEKVSAANQIPAITPSSMELVSIAILSPANGEEAGRLIEEARSQSWGKKEILVVDAPEGLLPRARGEWIQWLREGERLSPTKIEEQLAQAGKLPRGDLLASPYRLGGGEGALALDPRREPLSYVARLGRAFPFVGPLLWSRAALRAFLRQKQAPPSRMRIGLGERPGCDCPGVEREPTRAEWSRVLAWALALAAAAQEEGAGRRLSPEGERLLSLLEEVDASLVPKPRNLLAQARHQANATREGLRQMEAGFRRGRRQLLHRIGLRKRPGTAGRAGPEAEAYAAWLAAYQALDEADREEIRKEIGRFPRKPLLSVLLPVFNTPERWLQRAIDSIREQLYPHWELCLADDGSTLPHIRPLLERNREGDPRIRVVFREESGGIAAASNSALALARGEWIVLVDHDDELPEEAFFLVAREILRDPEIRLLYSDEDKIDEAGRPFHPCFKPDFSYDLLLSENCINHLGVYQAELFHSLGGFRSGFDGSQDYDLALRFVEKLEARQIRHIPRVLYHWRAIETSGAAREEAKPYAYEAARKAIRDHLERLGESAEVLSTRIPWGHRVRRRVPGDLSVSLLLGSGSDEEGLWKAIGALRGEAEPSKSELLVIGRSKHGLPLPKGVRVLDPPELTGPALWSWAARQARGEVLVFLAAPVEPAEGGWLAELASHAVRPEVGAVGARILAPDGRVEEAGVVIGLEGSAGAAFRGGNGESIGYFGQSVLIRNPSAVSAACLATRRALFAECGGFDPGYRQGLWDIDYCLRLRQKGYRVVFTPYAELVRREEPPEVLAEDRERFRERWREWIERDPAYNPNLSLESGGYGLAWPPRIRRPWRQ; via the coding sequence ATGGAAAAGGTTAGCGCCGCGAACCAGATTCCGGCAATAACTCCTTCCAGCATGGAGCTCGTCTCGATCGCCATCCTCTCCCCGGCCAACGGGGAGGAAGCCGGAAGGCTGATCGAGGAAGCCCGGAGCCAGAGCTGGGGGAAGAAGGAGATCCTGGTCGTTGATGCTCCGGAGGGGCTCCTCCCACGGGCTCGGGGGGAGTGGATCCAGTGGCTGCGGGAGGGAGAGCGGCTCTCTCCCACCAAGATTGAGGAGCAGCTTGCCCAGGCGGGGAAGCTCCCCCGAGGGGATCTGCTCGCCTCCCCCTATCGGCTGGGGGGGGGAGAGGGCGCTCTGGCTCTTGATCCCCGGAGGGAGCCGCTGAGCTACGTGGCGCGCTTGGGGAGGGCCTTCCCCTTTGTCGGGCCTCTTCTCTGGTCACGGGCAGCGCTCCGCGCCTTCCTCCGTCAGAAGCAGGCGCCTCCTTCGAGGATGAGGATTGGGCTGGGCGAGCGCCCGGGTTGTGACTGCCCGGGAGTCGAAAGGGAGCCGACACGGGCCGAATGGAGCCGGGTCTTGGCGTGGGCGCTCGCTCTTGCTGCGGCCGCGCAGGAGGAGGGAGCGGGGAGGAGACTTTCTCCGGAAGGGGAGCGTCTGCTTTCTCTGCTGGAGGAGGTCGATGCATCCCTGGTGCCAAAGCCAAGGAACCTCCTGGCGCAGGCCAGGCACCAGGCAAACGCGACGAGGGAAGGGTTGCGCCAGATGGAGGCCGGCTTTCGACGGGGAAGGAGGCAGCTCCTCCACCGGATCGGCCTCCGAAAGCGGCCGGGCACGGCGGGCCGAGCCGGGCCGGAGGCGGAGGCCTACGCCGCCTGGCTTGCCGCCTATCAAGCGCTGGACGAGGCGGATCGGGAGGAGATTCGAAAGGAGATCGGCCGATTCCCGAGGAAGCCGCTGCTCTCGGTCCTCCTGCCGGTCTTCAATACCCCGGAGAGGTGGCTCCAGCGGGCGATCGACTCGATCCGGGAGCAGCTCTACCCCCACTGGGAGCTTTGTCTCGCCGATGACGGGTCGACTCTCCCCCATATCCGTCCCTTGCTCGAGCGAAACCGGGAAGGGGATCCGCGGATCCGGGTGGTCTTTCGGGAAGAGTCCGGAGGGATCGCTGCCGCCTCGAATAGCGCGCTTGCCCTCGCGCGGGGAGAATGGATCGTGCTGGTCGATCACGATGATGAGCTGCCCGAGGAGGCGTTTTTCCTGGTCGCCCGCGAGATCCTGCGTGATCCCGAGATTCGGCTCCTCTATTCGGACGAGGACAAGATCGATGAGGCGGGCCGCCCCTTCCACCCCTGCTTCAAGCCCGATTTTTCCTACGACCTTCTGCTTTCGGAAAACTGCATCAACCATCTCGGTGTCTACCAGGCAGAGCTTTTCCATTCCCTGGGAGGCTTTCGGAGCGGCTTCGACGGGAGCCAGGACTACGACTTGGCGCTTCGTTTCGTGGAAAAGCTCGAGGCCCGGCAGATCCGCCACATTCCCCGGGTGCTCTACCACTGGCGGGCGATCGAGACATCAGGAGCGGCTCGGGAGGAGGCGAAGCCCTACGCCTATGAGGCAGCCCGAAAGGCGATCCGGGACCATCTCGAACGGCTAGGAGAGTCCGCGGAGGTGCTCTCGACCCGCATTCCCTGGGGGCATCGGGTGCGGAGGAGGGTTCCGGGAGATCTTTCCGTCAGCCTTCTTCTTGGGTCGGGAAGCGATGAGGAGGGGCTGTGGAAGGCGATCGGGGCGCTTCGGGGCGAGGCCGAGCCGTCGAAATCCGAGCTGCTGGTGATCGGGAGGTCGAAGCACGGACTGCCTCTGCCTAAAGGCGTCCGCGTTCTCGACCCGCCGGAGCTGACCGGTCCCGCTCTCTGGAGCTGGGCCGCGCGGCAGGCGAGGGGAGAGGTCCTGGTCTTCCTCGCGGCTCCGGTCGAGCCTGCGGAGGGCGGCTGGCTTGCGGAGCTGGCCAGTCATGCGGTGAGGCCGGAGGTGGGAGCCGTCGGGGCGCGGATCCTGGCTCCCGATGGAAGGGTGGAGGAAGCGGGAGTCGTAATTGGGCTGGAGGGGAGTGCGGGAGCCGCGTTCCGGGGAGGGAATGGGGAGTCGATCGGCTATTTCGGGCAATCGGTGCTGATCCGGAACCCGTCGGCGGTGAGCGCGGCCTGCCTGGCGACGCGCAGGGCGCTCTTCGCGGAGTGCGGAGGCTTCGATCCGGGCTATCGCCAGGGTCTTTGGGACATCGACTACTGCCTGCGGCTCCGGCAGAAGGGCTACCGGGTCGTCTTTACGCCCTATGCGGAGCTCGTGCGGAGGGAGGAGCCCCCGGAAGTCCTTGCGGAGGACCGGGAGCGCTTCCGGGAGAGGTGGAGGGAGTGGATCGAGCGCGATCCGGCCTACAATCCCAACCTGAGCTTGGAGAGCGGGGGCTACGGCCTGGCCTGGCCGCCGCGGATCCGGCGGCCCTGGAGGCAGTGA
- the ppa gene encoding inorganic diphosphatase, with protein sequence MDISRIPIGANPPHEINAIIEIPQGGTPVKYEIDKKSGAMFVDRFLHTAMFYPANYGFIPHTLSEDGDPLDCMVVSHAAVSPGVVIPARPIGALLMEDEHGIDEKIIAVPIDKLHPFYARVASYRDLPEIFLKTVAHFFQHYKDLEEDKWVKLLRWAEPTEAADLIRSGIERAAKTKS encoded by the coding sequence ATGGATATCTCCCGCATCCCGATCGGTGCCAATCCTCCCCACGAGATCAACGCCATCATCGAGATCCCGCAAGGAGGCACGCCGGTCAAATATGAGATCGACAAGAAATCTGGTGCGATGTTCGTCGATCGCTTCCTCCACACGGCCATGTTCTACCCGGCCAACTACGGCTTCATCCCCCACACGCTTTCGGAGGATGGGGATCCGCTCGACTGCATGGTCGTCTCCCATGCCGCGGTCTCCCCGGGTGTCGTCATTCCCGCCCGCCCGATCGGTGCCCTGCTCATGGAGGACGAGCATGGGATCGACGAGAAGATCATCGCCGTTCCCATCGACAAGCTCCATCCCTTCTATGCGCGCGTCGCAAGCTATCGGGACCTGCCGGAGATCTTCCTCAAGACGGTCGCCCACTTCTTCCAGCACTACAAGGATCTCGAAGAGGACAAGTGGGTGAAGCTCCTGCGCTGGGCCGAGCCCACCGAGGCGGCCGACCTGATCCGCTCCGGAATCGAGCGGGCCGCCAAGACCAAGAGCTGA
- a CDS encoding nucleotidyltransferase domain-containing protein translates to MLQRSEAVPRLTVGDLPSPLREGLHRLAARFRLRGIRLVVFGSFARGEARPWSDLDLGFLWEGARRPEEEAELFRAVAELPTIRRIDLVDLGAAGETLQREAAREGIPL, encoded by the coding sequence ATGCTCCAGCGCAGCGAAGCCGTTCCTCGGTTGACCGTTGGCGACCTCCCTTCCCCGCTTCGGGAAGGGCTCCACCGGCTGGCGGCGCGGTTCCGGCTCCGGGGCATTCGCCTGGTCGTTTTCGGCTCCTTTGCCCGGGGAGAGGCGCGTCCCTGGTCCGATCTCGATCTTGGGTTCTTGTGGGAGGGAGCGAGGCGGCCGGAAGAGGAAGCGGAGCTCTTCCGCGCGGTTGCAGAGCTTCCGACGATCCGCCGGATCGATCTGGTGGATCTGGGAGCGGCGGGCGAAACCTTGCAGAGGGAAGCCGCAAGGGAAGGGATTCCGCTCTGA
- a CDS encoding nucleotidyltransferase domain-containing protein produces MARDSAILRFALAYELGWKAVAAMARRAGLEAPGPRAAFEAAFSLGWTFDEELWERILRARSSIGSSRSSGRDSRSFAPSSVRTTWCGVALVCGKAAEWQGRMGKQEPLAAGLGPGRREEADAELNASLRNLAGRYGEVVRQRLGEALVSVVLFGSVARGEANRNSDIDLLLVIEGLPQGRFARMAQLEGIAEELEEEREGFWRRGAYTDFSVLALTPAEARKTRPIYLDMVEDGILLWDREGFFAGVLDQLRERLKALGSQRLRKGRTRYWVLAPTIRPGETVEL; encoded by the coding sequence ATGGCTCGGGATTCGGCGATTCTTCGCTTCGCGCTCGCCTACGAGCTGGGGTGGAAGGCGGTGGCCGCAATGGCCCGACGGGCGGGGTTGGAGGCGCCCGGCCCGCGGGCGGCGTTCGAGGCCGCGTTCTCGCTCGGCTGGACATTTGACGAGGAGCTCTGGGAGCGGATCCTGCGGGCGAGGAGCTCTATCGGCAGCTCCCGGAGCTCTGGGAGGGATTCGCGGAGCTTTGCGCCTTCCTCGGTGCGCACGACATGGTGCGGCGTTGCGTTGGTCTGCGGAAAGGCGGCAGAATGGCAAGGTCGTATGGGCAAGCAAGAACCTCTGGCTGCTGGCCTCGGGCCGGGACGGCGGGAAGAAGCGGACGCGGAGCTCAACGCCTCCCTGCGCAACCTCGCCGGCCGCTATGGAGAAGTCGTGCGCCAGCGGCTGGGGGAGGCGCTCGTTTCGGTGGTCCTCTTTGGTTCCGTCGCCCGCGGAGAGGCGAACCGCAATTCGGACATCGACCTTTTGCTGGTCATCGAGGGGCTTCCGCAGGGCCGGTTCGCCCGGATGGCTCAGCTCGAGGGGATTGCGGAGGAGCTCGAAGAAGAGCGGGAAGGGTTTTGGCGGCGGGGAGCCTACACCGATTTTAGCGTGCTCGCGTTGACTCCGGCGGAGGCACGCAAGACGCGGCCGATCTACCTGGATATGGTCGAGGATGGGATCCTGCTCTGGGACCGGGAAGGATTCTTTGCGGGAGTTCTTGACCAGCTGCGTGAGCGGCTGAAGGCGCTCGGCTCCCAGCGGCTACGGAAGGGGCGGACGCGCTATTGGGTGCTCGCGCCGACGATCCGGCCGGGGGAAACGGTGGAACTGTGA
- a CDS encoding type II toxin-antitoxin system VapC family toxin: MKILLDTQCWLWMEAEPERLNPQVRDLLLDPAHALYLSAASAWEISIKIAIGKLRLPSPPSAYLAERMGREKLRPLSIEHEHALLAGSLPPHHRDPFDRMLVAQALREKLTLLSADPIFARYEAAVLWADRESSR; the protein is encoded by the coding sequence ATGAAGATCCTCCTGGACACCCAATGCTGGCTCTGGATGGAAGCCGAGCCGGAACGCTTGAATCCGCAGGTGAGGGATCTTCTCCTCGATCCGGCCCACGCGCTCTACCTCTCCGCCGCAAGCGCTTGGGAAATCTCGATCAAGATCGCGATCGGAAAGCTCCGGCTCCCCTCGCCGCCCTCGGCCTATCTCGCGGAACGGATGGGCCGAGAGAAGCTTCGTCCCCTCTCCATTGAGCATGAGCACGCGCTGCTCGCTGGCAGCCTGCCCCCGCACCACAGGGATCCTTTCGACCGGATGCTCGTTGCCCAGGCCCTTCGGGAAAAGCTCACGCTCTTGAGCGCGGATCCGATCTTCGCGCGTTACGAAGCGGCAGTGCTCTGGGCGGACCGTGAGAGCAGCCGCTAG
- a CDS encoding type II toxin-antitoxin system Phd/YefM family antitoxin translates to MALSHISPMQTVTVHEAKTHLSRLLRKVAGGEEVLVLRGKVPIAKIVPLDIDHAPRRLGLDKGRIWIAPDFDAPLPEEVLRAFEP, encoded by the coding sequence ATGGCACTTAGTCATATCAGTCCCATGCAGACCGTGACCGTCCATGAAGCAAAGACCCACCTCTCTCGGCTATTGCGAAAAGTAGCGGGGGGCGAAGAGGTTCTCGTCCTGCGGGGCAAAGTTCCGATCGCCAAGATCGTCCCCTTGGACATCGATCACGCCCCGCGCCGCCTCGGGCTCGACAAGGGCAGGATTTGGATCGCCCCCGATTTCGACGCCCCTCTCCCCGAGGAGGTCCTTCGGGCCTTCGAGCCATGA
- a CDS encoding aldehyde dehydrogenase family protein, producing MAMGTEDKAQAAKTNLVPVDPRVAAFLSGPKRLLIGGKWVEAASGKTFATVNPATEERLAEVAEADAEDVNRAVRAARAAFERGPWARMAPAERAKLLWKLADRMEEHLEELAQLESLDNGKPLTVARVADLPLAIDLFRYMAGWATKIEGNTIPLGLAEPGSYLAYTVREPVGVVGQIIPWNFPLLMAAWKLGPALACGCTIVLKPAEQTPLSALRLGELIEEVGFPEGVVNILTGFGETAGAALAAHPDVDKVAFTGSTEVGKSIVGAAAGNLKKLSLELGGKSPNIIFADANLEEAVAGAAMAIFFNHGQCCCAGSRLYVEAPVADEVAERIAQEAQKIRVGPGMALDTEMGPLVSQEQYDRVWGYIRSGTEEGAKAKAADLGFGGRGYFVPPTLFTDVRPEMKIVREEIFGPVVCASSFATEEEIPAVANATIYGLAAGIWTRDVGKAHRLASRLRAGTVWINCYNVFDAALPFGGYKQSGWGREMGHAVLESYTELKSVCVRMSPSERSA from the coding sequence ATGGCAATGGGGACGGAAGACAAGGCGCAGGCGGCAAAGACAAACCTGGTTCCAGTCGATCCGCGCGTTGCGGCATTCCTCTCCGGACCCAAGCGGCTCCTGATTGGAGGGAAGTGGGTCGAGGCGGCATCGGGGAAGACCTTCGCCACGGTCAACCCGGCGACCGAGGAGAGGCTCGCCGAGGTCGCCGAGGCGGATGCGGAGGATGTGAACCGGGCCGTGCGGGCCGCGCGGGCCGCCTTCGAGAGGGGGCCGTGGGCGAGGATGGCGCCCGCGGAACGGGCGAAGCTGCTCTGGAAGCTTGCGGACCGGATGGAGGAGCATCTGGAGGAGCTGGCGCAGCTCGAGTCGCTCGACAACGGGAAGCCCTTGACGGTCGCGCGGGTCGCCGATCTGCCGCTGGCGATCGATCTCTTCCGGTATATGGCGGGATGGGCGACCAAGATCGAGGGGAATACGATTCCTTTGGGGCTGGCCGAGCCCGGGAGCTACCTGGCCTACACGGTCCGGGAGCCGGTGGGGGTCGTGGGGCAGATCATCCCCTGGAACTTCCCGCTGCTGATGGCGGCCTGGAAGCTGGGTCCGGCGCTCGCCTGCGGCTGCACGATCGTGCTCAAGCCGGCGGAGCAGACGCCTCTTTCGGCCTTGCGATTGGGCGAGCTGATCGAGGAAGTGGGCTTTCCCGAGGGGGTCGTCAACATCCTGACCGGGTTCGGGGAGACGGCGGGAGCGGCCTTGGCCGCCCACCCCGATGTCGACAAGGTCGCCTTCACGGGGTCGACCGAGGTGGGGAAATCCATTGTCGGAGCGGCTGCGGGGAATCTCAAGAAGCTGAGCCTCGAGCTGGGGGGGAAGTCACCCAACATCATCTTTGCCGACGCCAACCTCGAGGAAGCGGTGGCTGGGGCCGCGATGGCGATCTTCTTCAATCATGGGCAGTGCTGCTGCGCGGGGAGCCGGCTCTACGTGGAGGCGCCGGTGGCGGACGAGGTGGCCGAGCGGATCGCCCAGGAGGCCCAGAAGATCCGGGTCGGTCCCGGGATGGCGCTCGACACCGAGATGGGGCCGCTCGTCTCCCAGGAGCAGTACGACCGGGTCTGGGGGTACATCCGGAGCGGGACCGAGGAGGGAGCCAAGGCCAAGGCGGCGGACTTGGGCTTCGGAGGGAGGGGCTACTTCGTGCCTCCGACGCTCTTCACCGACGTTCGGCCGGAGATGAAGATCGTGCGGGAGGAGATCTTCGGGCCGGTCGTCTGTGCGAGCTCCTTTGCGACGGAGGAAGAGATCCCGGCAGTGGCCAACGCGACGATCTACGGGTTGGCGGCGGGCATCTGGACCCGGGATGTCGGCAAGGCCCACCGGCTGGCGAGCCGGCTGCGGGCGGGGACGGTCTGGATCAACTGCTACAATGTCTTCGATGCCGCCCTTCCGTTCGGAGGGTACAAGCAGTCGGGCTGGGGCCGGGAGATGGGCCACGCGGTGCTGGAAAGCTACACCGAGCTCAAGTCGGTCTGCGTGCGGATGAGCCCGAGCGAGCGGAGCGCTTAG
- a CDS encoding YceI family protein: MLSTTRPAPRMRFPWRLSPLFLGLLLLPLSPLSATVYQVDPARSKVEVLVIRGGLLGVFGHDHEIVSWKLTGTIDYVPSSVPSLEADVSLPASSLTVVDPEDPLQERKEVQSTMRGKRVLDVDRYPEIHFTSTGASPAPTAPQILLSGDLALHGTVRRICFPVRITPAPGAIRAAGTAKVRQSDFGIEPIRFAAGTVRIKDQVEIHFTVLARERAPAAP; the protein is encoded by the coding sequence ATGCTCTCCACTACCCGTCCGGCTCCCCGCATGCGCTTCCCTTGGCGACTCTCCCCGCTTTTCCTCGGGCTCCTCCTGCTTCCCCTCTCCCCTCTCTCCGCCACCGTCTACCAAGTCGACCCCGCCCGGAGCAAGGTCGAGGTGCTCGTCATCCGCGGTGGGCTGCTCGGCGTTTTTGGCCATGACCACGAGATCGTCTCCTGGAAGCTCACCGGCACGATCGACTACGTCCCCTCCTCGGTCCCCTCCCTCGAGGCCGATGTGAGCTTGCCGGCCAGCTCCTTGACCGTCGTCGATCCCGAGGATCCACTCCAGGAGCGGAAGGAGGTTCAGTCGACCATGCGGGGCAAACGGGTGCTCGACGTCGACCGCTACCCCGAGATCCATTTCACCTCGACCGGGGCCTCCCCGGCCCCGACGGCGCCCCAAATCCTCCTGAGCGGCGACCTCGCCCTGCACGGCACCGTCAGGCGGATCTGCTTCCCCGTCCGCATCACCCCTGCCCCCGGGGCGATCCGCGCCGCCGGAACCGCCAAGGTGCGCCAGAGCGACTTTGGCATCGAGCCGATCCGGTTCGCCGCGGGCACCGTGCGAATCAAGGATCAGGTCGAGATCCACTTCACGGTCCTCGCCCGCGAAAGAGCCCCGGCGGCGCCCTAA